The Gloeobacter morelensis MG652769 genome contains the following window.
CTGAACTTCGCTAAGTTGCGGCTTAGGGCTGTCGGGCTGCCAGGACCAGGTGTTGCGAAACCACAGCGTCGGCAGCAGGTGAATCGGATGGGCCTCCGGTCCTCGGTTGGTAACGCTGATTTGCACCAGCACATCTTCAGGGGAGACTTTGGCGTACTCGACTACGACGTCGAAGTAGCGATCCTCCGCCAGGACACCGGTGTCGACCAGTTCGAACTCGGGCTGAGCGCGGTCGCGCCGGGCGTTCTCCTCGACTAGGCGGCCGTAAGGAAAGGCGGCCTGGGGGTACTTGTAGAGCGACTTCATATAGGAGTGGGTGGGAGTGTTGTCGAGGTAGAAGTAGTACTCCTTGACGTCCTCCCCGTGGTTGCCCTCGGCGTTGGTGAGGCCGAACAGCCGCTCTTTGAGGATCGGGTCGTTGCCGTTCCAGAGGGCCACGGCAAAACAGAGGCGCTGGTGGTTGTCGCTGATGCCGACGAGGCCGTCTTCGCCCCAGCGGTAGGCGCGGCTGCGGGCGTGGTCGTGGGGCAAGTACTCCCCGGCGTTGCCGTGGGGGCTGTAGTCCTCGCGCACGGTGCCCCACTGCCGCTCGCTGAGGTACGGCCCCCAGCGCCGCCAGTGGGCCTGCCGGGTGCGCTCTGCTGTCAGTCGCTGTTCTTCGGGGGTGATCATCTGCTTCTTTGCCGCCAGCGAGGGTTTCGATTCAGATACGGTCGGGCAGTGCCGCCGGATGAACAGCGCTCGGCGACACCTGGGACAATACCGCGGTGGGCTGCCACACCCGAAGCCGCACCAGAGCGTCAAAAGTAACAGCAAAGACAAAAACCGGCGCCGGGCGACGGCCGTGGGCTGCCTCCGTATGTGTGGGAATCTTTACCGGCCGGACCTGTCCGGCACGGGAAGAGTAGGATAAGGGCGAGCGATTGTGCTGGGGATCTGCACTCCATGTCCGCCCATATCCTGCTGGTCGAAGACGAACAGAAGCTGGCGCGCTTTGTGGAGTTGGAACTGGCGAGCGAAGGCTACCGCGTCAGTGTCGCGGGCGACGGCATCGCCGGGTTGACGGCGGCGCGCGAATCGACCCCCGACTTGATCTTGCTCGACTGGGAGATGCCGGGCATTTCGGGCCTGGAGGTCTGCCGTCGCTTGCGCAGCACCGGCAACCGGGTGCCGGTGATCTTTCTTACCGGCCGGGACGCGGTGGGCGACCGGGTGATGGGTCTGGACTCGGGGGCCGACGATTATCTGAGCAAGCCCTTCAGCATCGAGGAGTTGCTCGCCCGCATCCGCGCCCGCCTGCGCGCCGTCCAGGAGCCCAAGACCGGTGCGCTCGCCTTTGAAGATATTCGCCTGAGCCGCCTGACGCGCGAAGTGCACCGGGGCGAGCGGGCCATCGACCTTACCCCCAAGGAGTTCGA
Protein-coding sequences here:
- a CDS encoding response regulator transcription factor, yielding MSAHILLVEDEQKLARFVELELASEGYRVSVAGDGIAGLTAARESTPDLILLDWEMPGISGLEVCRRLRSTGNRVPVIFLTGRDAVGDRVMGLDSGADDYLSKPFSIEELLARIRARLRAVQEPKTGALAFEDIRLSRLTREVHRGERAIDLTPKEFDLLAYLLEHPRQVITKGNILERVWGYDFMGDSNIVEVYVRNLRLKLEKAGEKRLLQTLRGVGYILKSG